The following are from one region of the Etheostoma spectabile isolate EspeVRDwgs_2016 chromosome 17, UIUC_Espe_1.0, whole genome shotgun sequence genome:
- the p4ha1b gene encoding prolyl 4-hydroxylase subunit alpha-1b isoform X1 — MMLSFRMELPCCCLLLLSCLQSLSANNDFFTSIGQMTDLLYTEKDLVTSLKDYIKGEESKLERIKQWADKLDLLSATAIQDPEGYLGHPVNAFKLMKRLNTEWGDLESLVLSDTTDGFISNLTIQRQHFPTDEDQTGAAKALLRLQDTYKLDANTISTGDLPGVKYKSLMTVEDCYELGKIAYSDVDYYHTELWMAQGLKQLEQGEESTIDKVTLLDYLSYSIYQQGDIHRALEYTKKLLELDPEHQRAKGNLKYFEFQLEKQKKDAEDGTQKEKDQGKRDTTEKKEKPKKKVSNHLIPERKKYEMLCRGEGIRMTPRRQSRLFCRYYDNNHNPMYVLAPVKQQDEWDRPYIVRYLDIISDKEMDKVKQLAKPRLRRATISNPITGVLETAPYRISKSAWLTGYEDPMIDKINQRIEDLTGLEMDTAEELQVANYGVGGQYEPHFDFGRKDEPDAFKELGTGNRIATWLFYMSDVAAGGATVFPDVGAAVWPQKGTAVFWYNLFPSGEGDYSTRHAACPVLVGNKWVSNKWIHERGQEWRRPCALNETE, encoded by the exons GATGGAGCTGCCATGTTGCTGTTTATTGTTGCTGAGCTGTCTGCAGTCGCTCTCTGCCAACAATGATTTCTTCACCTCCATAG GCCAGATGACAGATCTGCTATACACAGAAAAAGACCTTGTCACCTCTCTAAAGGACTACATCAAAGGAGAGGAGAGCAAGCTTGAGCGGATCAAACA GTGGGCTGATAAATTGGATTTGTTGTCAGCCACAGCAATACAGGACCCCGAGGGCTACCTGGGGCACCCTGTCAACGCCTTCAAACTGATGAAGAGGCTGAACACAGAGTGGGGAGACCTGGAGAGCCTTGTACTAAGTGACACCACTGATg GATTTATTTCCAACCTGACCATCCAGAGACAGCACTTCCCCACAGATGAGGACCAGACCGGGGCAGCTAAGGCTCTCCTCCGGTTACAAGACACTTACAAACTGGATGCCAACACAATCTCTACAGGAGACCTACCTG GAGTGAAATACAAGAGCCTTATGACAGTGGAGGACTGTTACGAACTCGGGAAAATCGCCTACTCTGATGTTGACTACTACCACACAGAGCTGTGGATGGCCCAGGGCCTGAAACAGCTTGAACAGGGAGAGGAATCCACTATAGATAAGGTGACATTGCTTGACTACCTCAGCTACTCCATCTACCAGCAGGGGGATATACATCGAGCCCTGGAGTACACCAAGAAGCTGCTTGAACTGG ACCCAGAGCACCAGCGTGCCAAGGGCAACCTGAAGTACTTTGAGTTCCAGTTGGAGAAGCAGAAAAAGGATGCAGAGGATggaacacaaaaagagaaagatcaagggaaaagagatacaactgaaaagaaagagaagccCAAAAAGAAGGTGTCCAATCATCTGATTCCAGAGAGGAAGAAGTATGAGATGCTTTGTCGTGGGGAGGGCATCAGAATG ACACCCCGCAGGCAGAGCAGGCTGTTCTGTCGTTACTATGACAACAATCACAACCCTATGTATGTGCTGGCACCTGTCAAACAGCAAGATGAGTGGGACCGCCCCTACATTGTCCGCTACCTTGACATCATTTCTGACAAAGAAATGGACAAGGTCAAGCAACTGGCAAAGCCCCGA CTACGCAGGGCCACCATCTCCAACCCCATCACAGGAGTGCTGGAAACAGCGCCATACCGGATCAGCAAAAG TGCTTGGCTCACTGGCTATGAAGATCCAATGATTGATAAGATCAACCAGAGAATTGAAGATCTCACAGGGTTGGAAATGGACACTGCAGAAGAGCTGCAG GTTGCAAATTATGGCGTTGGAGGTCAATATGAACCTCACTTTGACTTTGGGAGG AAAGATGAACCTGATGCCTTTAAAGAGCTGGGAACAGGGAACCGCATAGCAACATGGCTCTTCTAT ATGAGTGATGTAGCAGCAGGTGGAGCCACAGTATTCCCAGATGTTGGTGCAGCAGTTTGGCCCCAAAAG GGCACTGCTGTGTTCTGGTACAATCTGTTTCCGAGTGGGGAGGGAGACTACAGCACCCGACATGCAGCTTGTCCAGTGTTGGTCGGCAACAAGTGGG TATCAAACAAATGGATCCATGAACGGGGCCAGGAGTGGCGGCGACCTTGTGCCCTAAATGAAACTGAATGA
- the p4ha1b gene encoding prolyl 4-hydroxylase subunit alpha-1b isoform X2, translating to MMLSFRMELPCCCLLLLSCLQSLSANNDFFTSIGQMTDLLYTEKDLVTSLKDYIKGEESKLERIKQWADKLDLLSATAIQDPEGYLGHPVNAFKLMKRLNTEWGDLESLVLSDTTDGFISNLTIQRQHFPTDEDQTGAAKALLRLQDTYKLDANTISTGDLPGVKYKSLMTVEDCYELGKIAYSDVDYYHTELWMAQGLKQLEQGEESTIDKVTLLDYLSYSIYQQGDIHRALEYTKKLLELDPEHQRAKGNLKYFEFQLEKQKKDAEDGTQKEKDQGKRDTTEKKEKPKKKVSNHLIPERKKYEMLCRGEGIRMTPRRQSRLFCRYYDNNHNPMYVLAPVKQQDEWDRPYIVRYLDIISDKEMDKVKQLAKPRLRRATVHDPLTGKLTTAQYRVSKSAWLTGYEDPMIDKINQRIEDLTGLEMDTAEELQVANYGVGGQYEPHFDFGRKDEPDAFKELGTGNRIATWLFYMSDVAAGGATVFPDVGAAVWPQKGTAVFWYNLFPSGEGDYSTRHAACPVLVGNKWVSNKWIHERGQEWRRPCALNETE from the exons GATGGAGCTGCCATGTTGCTGTTTATTGTTGCTGAGCTGTCTGCAGTCGCTCTCTGCCAACAATGATTTCTTCACCTCCATAG GCCAGATGACAGATCTGCTATACACAGAAAAAGACCTTGTCACCTCTCTAAAGGACTACATCAAAGGAGAGGAGAGCAAGCTTGAGCGGATCAAACA GTGGGCTGATAAATTGGATTTGTTGTCAGCCACAGCAATACAGGACCCCGAGGGCTACCTGGGGCACCCTGTCAACGCCTTCAAACTGATGAAGAGGCTGAACACAGAGTGGGGAGACCTGGAGAGCCTTGTACTAAGTGACACCACTGATg GATTTATTTCCAACCTGACCATCCAGAGACAGCACTTCCCCACAGATGAGGACCAGACCGGGGCAGCTAAGGCTCTCCTCCGGTTACAAGACACTTACAAACTGGATGCCAACACAATCTCTACAGGAGACCTACCTG GAGTGAAATACAAGAGCCTTATGACAGTGGAGGACTGTTACGAACTCGGGAAAATCGCCTACTCTGATGTTGACTACTACCACACAGAGCTGTGGATGGCCCAGGGCCTGAAACAGCTTGAACAGGGAGAGGAATCCACTATAGATAAGGTGACATTGCTTGACTACCTCAGCTACTCCATCTACCAGCAGGGGGATATACATCGAGCCCTGGAGTACACCAAGAAGCTGCTTGAACTGG ACCCAGAGCACCAGCGTGCCAAGGGCAACCTGAAGTACTTTGAGTTCCAGTTGGAGAAGCAGAAAAAGGATGCAGAGGATggaacacaaaaagagaaagatcaagggaaaagagatacaactgaaaagaaagagaagccCAAAAAGAAGGTGTCCAATCATCTGATTCCAGAGAGGAAGAAGTATGAGATGCTTTGTCGTGGGGAGGGCATCAGAATG ACACCCCGCAGGCAGAGCAGGCTGTTCTGTCGTTACTATGACAACAATCACAACCCTATGTATGTGCTGGCACCTGTCAAACAGCAAGATGAGTGGGACCGCCCCTACATTGTCCGCTACCTTGACATCATTTCTGACAAAGAAATGGACAAGGTCAAGCAACTGGCAAAGCCCCGA TTAAGGCGAGCCACGGTGCATGACCCTCTAACTGGGAAACTTACCACTGCCCAGTACCGAGTCTCCAAGAG TGCTTGGCTCACTGGCTATGAAGATCCAATGATTGATAAGATCAACCAGAGAATTGAAGATCTCACAGGGTTGGAAATGGACACTGCAGAAGAGCTGCAG GTTGCAAATTATGGCGTTGGAGGTCAATATGAACCTCACTTTGACTTTGGGAGG AAAGATGAACCTGATGCCTTTAAAGAGCTGGGAACAGGGAACCGCATAGCAACATGGCTCTTCTAT ATGAGTGATGTAGCAGCAGGTGGAGCCACAGTATTCCCAGATGTTGGTGCAGCAGTTTGGCCCCAAAAG GGCACTGCTGTGTTCTGGTACAATCTGTTTCCGAGTGGGGAGGGAGACTACAGCACCCGACATGCAGCTTGTCCAGTGTTGGTCGGCAACAAGTGGG TATCAAACAAATGGATCCATGAACGGGGCCAGGAGTGGCGGCGACCTTGTGCCCTAAATGAAACTGAATGA
- the LOC116705065 gene encoding uncharacterized protein LOC116705065, which produces MDTWFLTSLLIILALLNRNVCFPAEKGWSQYDPYEGSFFDMEESPGFHDGSSQGALAHPSIVSYPAVPFQSESMEKGVASSPGSYAASPNPIPVMSGDTSWYAAPGWGTVYESLTAYTTSRTSQPTPDIGLPPPPFISANEPDQYEANVDPGNWQWERETEELRYQLPVPTYPELGFQPGELHLYSSILEHGNEDRDTEQGFMPLPPYALTPQVSSTAST; this is translated from the exons ATGGATACTTGGTTTCTTACAAG TTTGTTAATCATCCTTGCACTTTTAAACAGAAATGTCTGTTTTCCTGCTGAAAAAG GCTGGAGCCAGTATGATCCTTATGAGGGCAGTTTCTTTGACATGGAGGAGAGTCCTGGCTTCCATGATGGTTCATCCCAAGGTGCTCTGGCACATCCTTCTATTGTGAGTTACCCTGCTGTCCCATTCCAGTCTGAATCCATGGAGAAGGGCGTGGCTTCTAGTCCTGGAAGCTATGCAGCGAGCCCCAACCCCATTCCAGTTATGTCTGGTGACACTTCATGGTATGCTGCTCCAGGTTGGGGTACTGTGTATGAGTCTTTGACAGCCTACACTACATCCAGAACATCTCAGCCCACACCTGACATTGGCCTCCCCCCTCCACCATTCATTTCAGCAAATGAGCCAGACCAATATGAAGCAAACGTGGATCCTGGAAATTGGCAATGGGAAAGGGAAACTGAGGAGCTACGCTATCAACTGCCAGTTCCTACATATCCAGAACTTGGCTTCCAGCCTGGGGAGTTGCATCTGTATTCTTCAATCCTTGAGCATGGAAATGAAGACCGTGACACAGAACAAGGTTTCATGCCACTGCCTCCCTATGCCTTAACGCCACAAGTATCTTCAACTGCTTCCACATAG
- the actn2b gene encoding alpha-actinin-2b, whose amino-acid sequence MMMTQVETTVHYDNGYEEEYMLQEDEWDRDMLLDPAWEQQQRKTFTAWCNSHLRKAGTQIENIEEDLRNGLKLMLLLEVISGERLPKPDRGKMRFHKIANVNKALEFITSKGVKLVSIGAEEIVDGNVKMTLGMIWTIILRFAIQDISVEETSAKEGLLLWCQRKTAPYRNVNVQNFHVSWKDGLAFCALIHRHRPDLLDYSKLNKDDPLGNLNLAFDIAEKHLDIPKMLDAEDIINTPKPDERAIMTYVSCFYHAFAGAEQAETAANRICKVLGVNQENEKLMEEYERLASELLEWIRRTTPWLENRTPEKTMAEMQRKLEDFRDYRRQHKPPKVQEKCQLEINFNTLQTKLRISNRPAFMPSEGKMVSDITSAWQGLEQAEKGYEEWLLTEIRRLERLDHLAEKFRQKATNHENWASGKELILSQKDYETATLIEIRALLRKHEAFESDLAAHQDRVEQIAAIAQELNELDYHDVAAVNQRCQSICDLWDKLGTLTQKRREALERTDKLLETIDQLFVEFAKRSAPFNNWMEGAMEDLQDMFIVHTIAEVQSLIAAHEQFKATLPEADAERQAILGIHNEVQKISQSYGIKANIINPYSTLTTEELLNKWEKVKMLVPQRDGALQEEMAHQHAHERLRRQFAAQANLIGPWIQTRMEEIGRFSLEIGGTLEDQMTQLKQCEHVIVAYKPNIDKLEGDHQLIQESLVFDNKHTNYTMEHIRVGWELLLTTIARTINEIETQILTRDAKGISQQQMNEFRSSFNHFDRKKNGAMETDDFRACLISMGYDLGEVEFARIMILVDPNGTGNVSFQSFIDFMTRETADTDTADQVVASFRILATDKPYILVEELRRELPPEQAEYCIMRMPPYTGHGAPPGALDYTAFSTALYGESDL is encoded by the exons ATGATGATGACCCAGGTGGAAACCACAGTGCACTATGATAACGGCTATGAGGAGGAGTACATGCTCCAGGAAGATGAGTGGGACAGGGATATGCTACTGGACCCTGCCTGGGAACAACAGCAGAGgaaa ACCTTCACAGCCTGGTGTAACTCCCACCTGAGGAAAGCTGGTACTCAAATTGAAAACATTGAGGAGGACCTCAGGAATGGACTCAAACTCATGCTGCTTCTGGAAGTTATCTCAG GAGAGAGGTTACCCAAGCCAGACAGAGGGAAGATGCGGTTTCATAAGATTGCTAACGTCAACAAAGCGTTGGAGTTCATCACGAGCAAAGGAGTGAAGCTGGTCTCCATTGGAGCTGAAG AGATTGTGGACGGTAATGTAAAGATGACACTTGGAATGATCTGGACTATCATCCTCCGCTTTGCCATTCAGGACATTTCTGTAGAAG AAACATCTGCCAAGGAAGGTCTTCTCCTGTGGTGTCAGAGAAAGACTGCCCCCTACAGAAATGTCAATGTTCAAAACTTCCACGTCAG CTGGAAGGATGGCCTGGCCTTCTGCGCCCTGATACATAGACACAGACCTGACCTCCTCGACTACTCTAAGCTCAACAAG GATGATCCTCTGGGGAACCTGAACCTGGCTTTTGACATAGCCGAGAAACACCTGGACATTCCCAAAATGCTGGATGCAGAAG ATATCATCAACACCCCCAAGCCCGATGAACGAGCTATCATGACCTATGTGTCCTGTTTTTACCATGCTTTTGCTGGAGCTGAGCAG GCAGAGACGGCTGCCAACAGGATCTGTAAGGTGCTCGGTGTAAACCAGGAGAATGAGAAACTGATGGAGGAGTATGAGAGACTGGCCAGTGAG CTGCTTGAGTGGATTCGCCGGACCACTCCCTGGCTAGAGAACCGAACCCCAGAGAAGACCATGGCGGAGATGCAGCGAAAGCTGGAGGACTTCAGGGACTACAGACGCCAGCACAAGCCCCCAAAGGTGCAGGAAAAGTGCCAGCTGGAAATTAACTTCAACACCCTGCAGACCAAGTTGCGCATCAGCAATCGCCCTGCCTTCATGCCTTCTGAGGGGAAGATGGTATCT GACATAACCAGTGCATGGCAGGGGCTGGAGCAAGCAGAGAAAGGCTACGAGGAATGGCTCCTTACCGAGATCCGAAGGTTGGAGAGGCTGGACCACTTGGCTGAAAAATTTCGCCAAAAAGCCACCAATCATGAGAACTGGGCCAGCG GTAAAGAACTGATCCTCTCCCAGAAGGACTATGAAACAGCCACCCTGATAGAAATCAGAGCATTGCTTCGAAAACACGAGGCCTTTGAGAGTGACTTGGCAGCCCACCAGGACAGAGTGGAGCAGATTGCCGCCATTGCACAGGAACTCAA TGAGCTGGATTATCATGACGTGGCTGCTGTGAACCAGCGCTGCCAGAGCATCTGTGATTTGTGGGACAAGCTGGGGACTCTGActcagaagaggagagaggcatTGGAG CGAACAGATAAGCTGCTGGAGACTATTGATCAGTTGTTTGTGGAGTTTGCCAAGAGGTCGGCTCCTTTCAACAACTGGATGGAAGGAGCCATGGAGGATCTGCAGGACATGTTCATAGTGCATACTATTGCAGAGGTCCAG AGTCTAATCGCAGCTCATGAGCAGTTCAAAGCTACTCTTCCCGAGGCTGATGCAGAGAGACAGGCCATCTTAGGAATCCACAATGAGGTGCAGAAAATTTCCCAGAGCTATGGGATCAAGGCCAACATTATCAACCCATACAGCACCCTCACAACTGAAGAGCTTCTCAACAAGTGGGAAAAG gtGAAGATGCTAGTTCCTCAGAGAGATGGTGCCCTTCAGGAGGAGATGGCACATCAGCATGCCCATGAAAGGCTGAGACGACAGTTTGCTGCCCAGGCTAATCTCATTGGACCCTGGATACAAACCAGGATGGAG GAGATTGGGCGCTTCTCCCTGGAGATAGGAGGTACCCTGGAGGACCAGATGACCCAGCTGAAGCAATGTGAGCACGTCATTGTTGCTTACAAGCCTAACATCGACAAGTTGGAGGGAGACCACCAGCTAATCCAAGAGTCCCTGGTGTTTGATAACAAACACACCAACTACACTATGGAG CATATCCGTGTCGGGTGGGAACTGCTCCTCACAACCATCGCCCGAACCATCAACGAAATTGAGACCCAGATCTTGACCCGGGATGCCAAAGGCATCAGCCAGCAGCAGATGAATGAATTCAGATCCTCTTTCAATCACTTCGACAGG AAGAAAAATGGAGCAATGGAAACTGATGACTTCCGAGCCTGCCTCATCTCTATGGGTTATGACTTG GGGGAGGTGGAGTTTGCCCGTATAATGATCCTGGTGGACCCCAATGGTACTGGGAACGTCTCCTTCCAGTCTTTCATTGACTTTATGACCAGAGAGACTGCTGACACGGACACTGCCGATCAGGTTGTGGCATCCTTCCGGATCCTGGCAACTGACAAG CCCTACATACTAGTGGAGGAACTGAGGAGAGAACTTCCGCCTGAACAAGCAGAGTATTGCATCATGAGGATGCCGCCTTATACCGGCCATGGAGCACCACCAGGAGCACTGGACTACACTGCCTTCTCCACGGCCCTCTATGGAGAGAGTGACCTTTAA